From Geomonas agri, one genomic window encodes:
- a CDS encoding response regulator → MPTVLVIEDERDLAELVAFHLEQEGYHCLIAGDGNSGLSEARRHRPDLILLDLMLPGMMGTEVCRLLKGGEQTSSIPVIMLTAKGEEIDRVVGFEMGADDYVVKPFSTRELMLRVRAVLRRGGGEAAKGTQITLGALRIDTEGHRVEVAGEEVQLTSTEFKLLMNLAERLGRVQSREVLLQNVWGYNYLGDTRTVDTHMTRLRTKLGAAGDMIKTVRGFGYKLEEA, encoded by the coding sequence ATGCCGACGGTACTGGTGATAGAGGATGAGAGGGATCTGGCCGAACTGGTGGCCTTCCACCTGGAACAGGAGGGGTACCACTGCCTGATCGCAGGGGACGGCAATTCCGGCTTGAGCGAGGCGCGCCGCCACCGGCCGGACTTGATTCTGCTCGACCTGATGCTCCCGGGAATGATGGGGACCGAGGTGTGCCGCCTGCTCAAGGGGGGCGAGCAGACCAGCTCCATCCCGGTGATCATGCTGACCGCCAAGGGTGAGGAGATCGACCGGGTGGTCGGCTTCGAGATGGGCGCCGACGACTACGTGGTAAAGCCGTTCTCGACCCGCGAGCTGATGCTCAGGGTGCGCGCCGTGCTGCGCCGCGGCGGCGGCGAGGCGGCCAAGGGGACGCAGATCACGCTGGGGGCGCTGCGCATCGACACCGAGGGGCACCGGGTCGAGGTGGCGGGCGAGGAGGTGCAGCTCACCTCCACCGAGTTCAAGCTGCTCATGAACCTGGCCGAGCGGCTGGGGCGGGTGCAGAGCCGTGAGGTCCTGTTGCAGAACGTCTGGGGCTACAACTACCTGGGCGACACCCGCACCGTCGACACCCACATGACCCGCCTGCGCACCAAGCTCGGCGCGGCGGGCGACATGATTAAGACCGTGCGCGGTTTCGGCTACAAGCTGGAGGAGGCATGA
- a CDS encoding potassium channel family protein, protein MFVIIVGGGKVGAHLARLLSRGGKRVLLVEERRDLCAELTRELDGVRVLQGSGCDPRLLEQAAVREADAVAAVTGTDEVNLVVAGLARAEFGVRRVIARVNDPKHLWLFTPKLGVDVALNQADILAHLIAEEMSLGEMITLLKLRKGEYSLVEEKVHPHSVAAGRSLADLALPAESVVAAVIRGGRLIVPRGNLVFEPGDEVLALAHAREIPKLSALLGAPQVA, encoded by the coding sequence ATGTTCGTCATCATCGTAGGGGGTGGCAAGGTAGGGGCGCACCTGGCCCGGCTCCTGTCCCGGGGGGGGAAGCGGGTGCTGCTGGTCGAGGAGCGGCGCGACCTGTGCGCTGAGCTTACCCGCGAGCTGGACGGGGTGCGGGTGCTGCAGGGGAGCGGCTGCGACCCGCGCCTGCTGGAACAGGCAGCGGTGCGGGAGGCGGACGCGGTGGCGGCGGTTACCGGCACCGACGAGGTGAACCTCGTGGTGGCGGGGCTCGCGCGCGCGGAGTTCGGGGTGCGCCGGGTGATCGCGCGGGTGAACGATCCCAAACACCTCTGGCTGTTCACCCCGAAGCTGGGCGTGGACGTGGCGCTGAACCAGGCCGATATCCTGGCGCACCTGATCGCTGAGGAGATGTCGCTGGGCGAGATGATCACCCTGTTGAAGCTCAGGAAAGGGGAGTACTCGCTGGTGGAGGAGAAGGTGCATCCCCATTCCGTCGCGGCGGGGCGCTCCCTCGCGGACCTCGCGCTGCCGGCCGAGAGCGTGGTCGCCGCCGTGATCCGGGGGGGGCGGCTGATCGTGCCGCGGGGGAACCTTGTCTTCGAGCCGGGGGACGAGGTGCTGGCGCTGGCGCACGCCCGGGAGATCCCGAAGCTCTCCGCGCTTTTGGGGGCGCCCCAGGTGGCCTAG
- a CDS encoding enolase C-terminal domain-like protein, which yields MKKAIVERVEVNCYRIPTEERESDGTYRWEDTVLVATHLYAAGEKGFGYSYASPAAATLIKDKLGDLLRGRNALDIAGCWVVLTGALRNLGDAGIGMMAVSALDAALWDLKARLLGVPLVSLLGEARERVPVYGSGGFSSYTVDKLQRQLSGWVGQGIGRVKMKVGRDAKTDPERVRAARQAIGAETELMVDANGGYARKQALALATEFAAQRVTWFEEPVPHQDREGLRLVRDLAPKGMEISSGEYGFNLGYFLDLLRGGCVDVLQADATRCGVTGFLEAASLCGAWGIPMSSHCAPALHLHLCCAATPIRHLEYFHDHVRIERMLFDGVIEPWHGTLAPDLERTGHGLALRVTEAERFQI from the coding sequence ATGAAAAAGGCCATCGTGGAACGGGTGGAAGTGAACTGCTACCGCATCCCCACCGAGGAGCGCGAGTCAGACGGCACCTATCGCTGGGAGGACACGGTGCTGGTGGCGACCCACCTGTATGCCGCGGGAGAAAAGGGTTTCGGCTACAGCTACGCCTCCCCCGCCGCGGCGACCCTGATCAAGGACAAGCTGGGCGACCTGCTGCGCGGGCGCAACGCGCTGGACATCGCCGGGTGCTGGGTGGTGCTCACCGGTGCGTTGCGCAACCTGGGCGACGCCGGCATCGGCATGATGGCGGTCTCGGCGCTGGATGCCGCCCTGTGGGACCTGAAGGCCCGGCTGCTCGGGGTGCCGCTGGTCTCGTTGCTGGGCGAGGCGCGCGAGCGGGTTCCCGTCTATGGCAGCGGCGGCTTCTCCTCCTACACGGTGGACAAGTTGCAGCGGCAGCTCTCGGGCTGGGTGGGCCAGGGGATCGGTCGGGTCAAGATGAAGGTCGGGCGCGACGCCAAGACCGACCCGGAACGGGTCAGGGCGGCCCGGCAGGCTATCGGGGCGGAAACGGAGTTGATGGTGGATGCCAACGGCGGGTACGCCCGCAAGCAGGCCCTCGCCCTGGCGACGGAATTCGCCGCCCAACGGGTGACGTGGTTCGAGGAACCGGTGCCGCACCAGGACCGGGAAGGGCTGCGCCTGGTGCGCGACCTGGCACCGAAAGGGATGGAAATCTCCTCCGGCGAGTACGGCTTCAACCTCGGCTATTTCCTCGACCTGTTGCGGGGTGGCTGCGTCGACGTGCTCCAGGCCGACGCCACCCGCTGCGGTGTTACCGGGTTCCTGGAGGCCGCCTCCCTGTGCGGGGCCTGGGGCATCCCCATGTCGTCCCACTGCGCCCCGGCGCTGCACCTGCACCTTTGCTGCGCCGCGACACCCATCCGCCACTTGGAATACTTCCACGACCACGTGCGCATCGAGCGCATGCTGTTCGACGGCGTCATCGAGCCGTGGCACGGTACGCTGGCGCCTGACCTGGAGCGCACCGGCCACGGCCTGGCACTCCGGGTCACCGAGGCGGAGCGGTTCCAGATCTGA
- a CDS encoding sensor histidine kinase, translated as MRGSFRWKLMGSYLALVLFLGAGLYLYLSGSLERSMTRDTREHLQDQARVAALMALKEIGDLDRDAPALTASLAKAIRSRVTVIAGDGRVVADSGVDPSQVSRLENHGHRPEVIAAFREGIGSSVRYSATLHTDMLYVAASFGNKGVVRLALPLSELEAAKDRLRRSLGATLAVAVLASLLFSYFLSNINSRKLTKLAAGANRIGRGEFGTRIAISGHDELGELARVMNEMSGRIRQQLEQISSEKGQLDAILAGMGEGVMVTDREATVTLVNPAFCALFETGPQVTGRPLLEISRHPDLHAACREVLSARSERHQEISLPGGRDTLVHWVPLLEEGELAGAVAVFHDITALKRVERIRRDFVANVSHELRTPVTVIKGYAETLLSGALAQDPARGERFLQIILNHAERLSGLVRDLLALSELESGEVGLKPERIVAADAARHALLLVAQRGEEKRVALTCADGLEGLAVRADRARLEQVLINLLDNAIKYSEPGGTVELFASREGELVRISVRDSGIGIPEKDLPRLFERFYRVDEARSRDNGGTGLGLSIVKHIVQAHGGTVRVESEQGNGSVFSFTMPAA; from the coding sequence ATGAGGGGGAGCTTCCGCTGGAAGCTGATGGGGTCGTACCTGGCCCTGGTGCTTTTCCTGGGTGCCGGACTCTACCTCTACCTTTCCGGGAGCTTGGAGCGCTCCATGACCAGGGACACCCGGGAGCACCTCCAGGACCAGGCGCGGGTGGCTGCGCTGATGGCGCTCAAGGAAATCGGCGACCTCGACCGTGACGCGCCGGCCCTGACCGCGTCGCTGGCCAAGGCAATTCGTTCCCGCGTGACGGTGATCGCCGGGGACGGGCGCGTCGTGGCGGATTCCGGGGTCGACCCGTCCCAGGTGTCAAGGCTGGAAAATCACGGGCACCGCCCCGAGGTGATCGCCGCTTTCCGGGAGGGGATCGGCAGCTCAGTTCGCTACTCGGCGACCCTGCACACCGACATGCTTTACGTGGCGGCCTCCTTCGGCAACAAGGGGGTTGTACGCCTGGCGCTGCCGCTCTCCGAGCTGGAGGCGGCCAAAGATCGCCTGAGACGTAGCCTGGGCGCGACCCTGGCGGTGGCGGTCCTCGCTTCGCTTCTTTTTTCCTACTTCCTCTCCAACATCAACTCCCGCAAGCTCACAAAGCTCGCCGCCGGCGCCAACCGTATCGGTCGCGGCGAATTCGGAACCCGGATCGCCATTAGCGGGCATGACGAGCTGGGCGAACTGGCGCGGGTCATGAACGAGATGTCGGGCCGGATCAGGCAGCAGCTGGAGCAGATCTCGTCGGAGAAGGGGCAGCTGGACGCCATCCTGGCCGGGATGGGGGAAGGGGTGATGGTGACCGACCGCGAGGCGACCGTTACCCTGGTCAATCCCGCCTTCTGCGCCCTGTTCGAAACCGGACCGCAGGTGACGGGACGGCCGCTGCTGGAGATCAGCCGGCACCCGGATCTGCACGCTGCCTGCCGGGAGGTGCTCTCCGCGCGCAGCGAGCGGCACCAGGAAATCTCGCTCCCCGGCGGACGCGACACGCTGGTGCACTGGGTCCCGCTGCTCGAAGAGGGGGAACTGGCGGGCGCGGTGGCGGTGTTCCACGACATAACGGCGCTGAAACGGGTGGAGCGGATCCGCCGCGATTTCGTGGCTAACGTCTCGCACGAGTTGAGGACGCCGGTAACGGTGATCAAGGGGTACGCCGAGACCCTCCTCTCCGGCGCGCTGGCGCAGGACCCGGCGCGGGGCGAGCGCTTCCTGCAGATCATCCTGAACCACGCCGAGCGCCTCTCAGGTCTCGTGCGCGACCTTCTGGCGCTGTCCGAGCTGGAAAGCGGCGAGGTGGGCCTCAAGCCGGAGCGAATCGTGGCGGCCGACGCGGCGCGGCACGCGCTGCTCCTGGTGGCGCAGCGCGGCGAGGAGAAAAGGGTGGCGCTCACCTGCGCGGACGGGCTGGAAGGCCTGGCGGTGCGGGCGGACCGCGCCCGGCTGGAGCAGGTGCTCATTAACCTTCTGGACAACGCCATCAAGTACAGCGAACCGGGGGGCACGGTGGAACTCTTCGCCAGCCGCGAAGGGGAACTGGTGCGGATCTCGGTGCGCGACAGCGGCATCGGCATCCCGGAGAAGGACCTGCCGCGCCTGTTCGAGCGCTTCTACCGGGTGGACGAGGCGAGAAGCCGGGACAACGGCGGCACGGGCCTCGGGCTCTCCATCGTGAAACACATCGTGCAGGCCCACGGCGGCACGGTGCGGGTAGAGAGCGAGCAGGGGAACGGATCGGTATTCTCCTTCACCATGCCGGCGGCGTGA
- a CDS encoding glycoside hydrolase family 15 protein — translation MSNSISDYGIIGNLQSVALVGRNGAIDWLCLPHIDSPSVFAALLDRERGGSFSITPEGEWDSTLSYLDDSNVLTARFRTRSGSCTLTDFLTLAEPKGKDGLRDFVLLRLIKVDSGQIRLRVNFAPRFDYGRVVPELRLHPGRGVVAHSGDTTVALSCTGELSVNGGDAHGVWDLHQGDRAVLRLHFGAREPDPISEGRAEHLLVETLSFWREWLHSSGTGFFNELGPHRVPVIRSLLVLKLLCFEPQGTMAAAATTSLPEDIGGVRNWDYRYSWVRDTAMALTALFEVGHFDEVQSYLGWLEEVILKSRKNVLQVMYRMDGTGKLDEYELPHLKGYRGSAPVRIGNKAAQQKQFSIYGHVLIAAHLVLSRNRDSAGEMWQGLRLMCDFARDHWREADWSIWEIRGEPKHYVHSKSMCWVTLDRGLRIARHLGLPPGEGWEAARTEIENEVQARGWSATRQAFTMWYDSDTLDGSALLMSISDFIPYDDPRMLATVEALRMDLAEDGFLYRYRADDGLPGRDGTFLACTLWLITNLAKQGEIEEADLLLGRVDQVGGHLHLLAEEYDPIWQEQLGNFPQAFSHEAYIVAATALANAKADERRRPEPPQLFLPEAPHGKAAATPEELAHLLAEVARDHAEDGHPDYGRLARAGMRKRLAEVLASLAAFDLDTLQDIPERTSYWCNLHALVVIHAVLALQPRVSVKEIPKFYRKAGCRVGREEYSAEAILHGILRGNRPAPGWLLPPLPPGDPRLHRSIRPSDPRILFAVHTATASSPPITVLTPGNLEEEVSAAVRRYLGREARLDLKGRKLVLPRIFKWFDDPGRTAHDVAVFVAGYTDADTAREIREHPESFQLEYAEYDWRLAAPRRR, via the coding sequence ATGAGCAACAGCATCAGCGATTACGGCATCATCGGCAACCTGCAGTCGGTCGCGCTGGTCGGGCGCAACGGCGCCATCGACTGGCTCTGCCTGCCGCACATCGATTCCCCGAGTGTCTTCGCCGCCCTTCTGGACCGGGAACGGGGCGGCAGTTTCTCGATTACCCCGGAAGGGGAATGGGATTCCACCCTCTCCTATCTTGACGACAGTAATGTCCTCACCGCGCGCTTCCGCACCAGGAGCGGCAGCTGCACCCTCACCGACTTCCTCACCCTTGCCGAGCCCAAGGGGAAGGACGGCCTGCGCGACTTCGTGCTGTTGCGCCTGATCAAGGTCGACAGCGGGCAGATCAGGCTCCGGGTGAACTTCGCCCCCAGGTTCGACTACGGCCGGGTCGTTCCGGAACTGCGGCTGCATCCCGGGCGCGGCGTGGTCGCCCACAGCGGTGACACCACCGTGGCCCTCTCCTGCACCGGCGAACTCTCGGTCAACGGCGGCGATGCCCACGGTGTCTGGGACCTGCACCAGGGGGACCGGGCCGTGTTGCGGCTGCACTTCGGGGCACGAGAGCCCGATCCCATCTCCGAAGGGAGGGCCGAACACCTCCTGGTGGAAACCCTCTCCTTCTGGCGCGAATGGCTGCACTCGAGCGGCACCGGCTTTTTCAACGAGCTCGGCCCGCACCGTGTCCCGGTGATCCGCTCCCTGCTTGTGCTGAAGCTCTTGTGCTTCGAGCCGCAGGGAACCATGGCCGCGGCCGCCACCACGTCGCTGCCGGAAGATATCGGCGGGGTGCGCAATTGGGACTACCGCTACTCCTGGGTACGCGACACCGCCATGGCGCTCACCGCGCTCTTCGAGGTGGGGCACTTCGACGAGGTGCAAAGTTACCTCGGCTGGCTGGAAGAGGTGATCCTGAAGAGCAGGAAAAACGTGCTGCAGGTGATGTACCGCATGGACGGCACCGGCAAGCTCGACGAATACGAGTTGCCGCACCTCAAGGGGTACCGCGGCTCCGCGCCGGTGCGCATCGGCAACAAGGCGGCCCAGCAGAAGCAGTTCAGCATCTACGGCCATGTCCTGATCGCGGCCCACCTGGTGCTGAGCCGCAACCGCGACAGCGCCGGTGAAATGTGGCAGGGGCTGCGCCTCATGTGCGACTTCGCGCGGGACCACTGGCGCGAGGCGGACTGGAGCATCTGGGAGATTCGCGGCGAGCCGAAGCACTACGTCCATTCCAAGTCCATGTGCTGGGTGACCCTGGACCGCGGCTTGCGCATAGCCCGGCACCTTGGCCTCCCGCCCGGTGAAGGATGGGAGGCGGCGCGCACCGAGATCGAAAACGAGGTACAGGCGCGCGGCTGGAGCGCCACCCGGCAGGCCTTCACTATGTGGTACGACAGCGACACACTGGACGGCAGCGCCCTCCTCATGTCCATCAGCGACTTCATCCCCTACGACGATCCCCGCATGTTGGCCACGGTTGAAGCACTGCGCATGGACCTGGCCGAAGACGGCTTTCTCTACCGCTACCGGGCCGACGACGGGCTCCCCGGGCGCGACGGTACCTTCCTCGCCTGCACGCTCTGGCTGATCACCAACCTGGCCAAGCAGGGGGAGATCGAGGAGGCGGACCTGCTATTGGGGCGCGTGGACCAGGTGGGAGGCCACCTGCACCTCCTGGCAGAGGAATACGACCCGATCTGGCAGGAGCAGTTGGGCAACTTCCCGCAGGCCTTCAGTCACGAGGCCTACATCGTCGCCGCCACCGCGCTCGCCAACGCCAAGGCGGATGAACGGCGCAGGCCCGAGCCCCCGCAGCTGTTCCTCCCCGAGGCGCCGCACGGAAAGGCTGCCGCCACCCCGGAGGAGTTGGCGCACCTGCTGGCCGAGGTGGCCCGCGACCATGCCGAGGATGGTCATCCCGACTACGGCAGGCTCGCCAGGGCCGGCATGCGGAAGAGGCTCGCCGAGGTCCTGGCTTCGCTGGCCGCCTTCGATTTAGACACACTGCAGGATATCCCCGAGCGGACCAGCTACTGGTGCAACCTGCACGCACTGGTGGTGATCCACGCCGTGCTCGCGCTCCAGCCGCGGGTATCGGTGAAGGAAATCCCCAAGTTCTACCGCAAGGCGGGATGCCGCGTCGGCCGCGAGGAGTACAGCGCCGAGGCGATCCTGCACGGCATCCTGCGCGGTAACCGCCCGGCGCCGGGGTGGCTCCTTCCTCCCCTGCCCCCCGGCGACCCGCGCCTGCACCGCTCCATCCGCCCCAGCGACCCGCGTATCCTGTTCGCGGTGCATACCGCCACCGCTTCGTCCCCACCGATCACCGTGCTCACCCCGGGCAACCTGGAGGAGGAGGTGTCGGCGGCGGTGCGGCGCTACCTCGGGCGGGAGGCGCGGCTGGATTTGAAGGGGAGGAAGCTGGTGCTGCCGCGCATCTTCAAGTGGTTCGACGATCCCGGCCGGACCGCCCACGACGTGGCAGTGTTCGTGGCCGGCTACACCGATGCCGACACCGCCCGCGAGATAAGGGAACACCCGGAGTCGTTCCAGCTCGAGTACGCGGAGTACGACTGGAGGCTCGCGGCGCCGCGGCGGCGCTGA
- a CDS encoding cation-translocating P-type ATPase: MNGSHDPLPDNLPWHELPVPDLLERLGTSAAGLSTPEAAARLARYGPNTIRAAAAKPLYLKLLAHFTHLMALLLWAGGAMAWLGNMPQLALAIWAVVFINAIFSFWQEHRAEQAVDALKRLLPAQATVLRDGTERQVPAEELVPGDLVRVSQGDRISADARVIAEWDLRVDQSTLSGESHPVRKTADPLPAESLSLPELANLLFAGTSAVAGTGTAVVFATGMATQFGHIAHLATETTASSSPLQLEINRMTRVVTALALAIGTLFFALSVGVLGRELHTGFIFAVGMVVAFVPEGLLPTVTLSLAMAVQRMAKRNALVKRLSSVEALGCCTVICTDKTGTLTQNEMTVREFWSGGVGAVVSGVGYAPDGTITAVGGGALPENAGAYRLLLAASLCNDARLLPPEGEGAPWKVLGDPTEASLQVAAVKGGVDLVLESSRLPRLRELPFDSVRKRMTTIHRDGTGETAFVKGAPAEVLALCDFMVRGEPEPLTPAAREVVLRQVDGYARKGYRVLAVAERGLSTPLPEYTPESVERDLVFLGLVAMHDPPRAEVADAVRKCRVAGIRIVMMTGDYGLTAETVARRIGVVREGEECRLVTGAELDRIKETDLPGLFSGPVIFARVAPEHKLRLVRALQGQGEIVAVTGDGVNDAPALKKADIGVAMGVTGTEVAKEAADMILLDDNFASIVNAVEEGRAVYANIRKFATYILTSNVPEAWPFILQILFGIPLPLTVMQVLAIDLGTDMLPALALGAEKPEPGVMERPPRSRRERLINRPLLLRALLWLGSLQALFCLVGFFILYASYGYSDFLHLPRPDLLPYRERLLSGPGEVYVMATTIFLVGVVCAQVGNAYACRTERTSVFSIGLFSNRLLLGGIGFELALCALIVYLPPLRHAFELGPLPPRLWLVPLCYPVLLLCLEELRKWWLRSREARRLPGGTT, from the coding sequence ATGAACGGCTCTCACGACCCGCTTCCCGACAACCTCCCCTGGCACGAACTCCCGGTGCCCGACCTCCTCGAGCGCCTGGGGACCTCCGCCGCCGGGCTCTCCACACCGGAGGCCGCGGCCCGGCTTGCCCGCTACGGCCCCAACACCATCCGCGCCGCCGCTGCGAAACCCCTCTACCTGAAACTGCTGGCTCACTTCACCCACCTGATGGCGCTCCTGCTCTGGGCCGGCGGCGCCATGGCCTGGCTTGGCAACATGCCGCAACTCGCCCTGGCCATCTGGGCCGTCGTCTTCATCAACGCCATCTTTTCCTTCTGGCAGGAGCACCGCGCCGAACAGGCGGTGGACGCCCTCAAGAGGCTTTTGCCGGCCCAGGCCACCGTGCTGCGGGACGGCACCGAGCGGCAGGTTCCCGCGGAGGAGCTGGTCCCCGGCGACCTGGTGCGGGTGAGCCAGGGGGACCGCATCTCGGCCGACGCGCGGGTGATCGCGGAGTGGGACCTGCGCGTGGACCAGTCCACCCTCTCCGGCGAGTCCCACCCGGTCAGGAAGACCGCCGACCCCCTGCCGGCAGAGTCCCTTTCCCTCCCTGAGCTCGCCAACCTGTTGTTCGCGGGGACCTCCGCGGTGGCCGGTACCGGCACCGCCGTCGTCTTCGCGACCGGGATGGCGACGCAGTTCGGCCACATCGCCCACCTTGCCACCGAAACCACGGCAAGCTCCTCGCCGTTGCAGCTGGAAATCAACCGGATGACGCGGGTGGTCACCGCGCTGGCGCTGGCCATCGGCACGCTCTTCTTCGCCCTCTCCGTGGGAGTGCTCGGGCGCGAGCTGCACACGGGGTTCATCTTCGCCGTGGGGATGGTGGTCGCCTTCGTCCCCGAGGGGCTCCTCCCCACCGTCACCCTTTCCCTGGCCATGGCCGTGCAGCGCATGGCCAAGAGAAACGCCCTGGTGAAGCGGCTTTCCTCGGTGGAGGCCCTGGGGTGCTGCACCGTCATCTGCACCGACAAGACCGGGACGCTGACCCAGAACGAGATGACGGTGCGCGAGTTCTGGAGCGGCGGCGTGGGGGCTGTCGTGAGCGGCGTCGGTTATGCCCCGGACGGGACCATCACCGCCGTCGGTGGAGGGGCGCTGCCGGAGAACGCGGGGGCATACAGGCTATTGCTGGCGGCGTCCCTGTGCAACGACGCACGGCTGCTCCCGCCGGAGGGAGAGGGCGCGCCGTGGAAGGTGCTCGGGGACCCGACCGAGGCGTCGCTCCAGGTGGCCGCCGTGAAAGGGGGGGTGGACCTGGTCCTGGAATCGTCACGGCTGCCGCGCCTGCGCGAGCTTCCCTTCGACTCGGTACGCAAAAGGATGACCACCATACACCGCGACGGAACAGGCGAGACCGCCTTCGTCAAGGGGGCGCCGGCCGAGGTGCTGGCCCTGTGCGACTTCATGGTGCGGGGGGAACCGGAGCCGTTGACCCCGGCGGCAAGGGAAGTGGTGCTGCGGCAGGTGGACGGCTATGCCCGCAAAGGGTACCGCGTGCTGGCCGTGGCCGAGCGCGGACTGAGCACGCCCCTCCCCGAGTACACGCCGGAATCGGTTGAACGCGACCTGGTCTTCCTGGGGCTCGTGGCGATGCACGACCCGCCCCGTGCCGAGGTTGCGGATGCGGTGCGTAAGTGCCGCGTCGCAGGCATCCGCATCGTGATGATGACCGGCGACTACGGCCTCACCGCCGAGACCGTGGCGCGGCGCATCGGGGTGGTACGGGAAGGCGAGGAGTGCCGCCTCGTCACCGGGGCGGAGTTGGATCGGATCAAGGAGACGGACCTGCCAGGACTGTTCTCGGGACCGGTGATCTTCGCCCGGGTGGCCCCGGAGCACAAGCTGCGCCTGGTACGTGCCCTGCAGGGGCAGGGGGAGATCGTGGCGGTGACCGGGGACGGAGTCAACGACGCGCCGGCACTCAAGAAGGCGGACATCGGCGTGGCCATGGGGGTGACCGGCACCGAGGTGGCCAAGGAAGCGGCAGACATGATCCTTCTCGACGACAATTTCGCCTCTATCGTCAACGCCGTTGAGGAAGGGCGTGCGGTCTACGCGAACATCAGGAAGTTCGCGACCTATATCCTCACCAGCAACGTTCCCGAGGCTTGGCCTTTCATCCTGCAGATCCTGTTCGGTATCCCTCTGCCGCTTACCGTGATGCAGGTGCTGGCCATCGACCTTGGCACCGACATGCTGCCGGCGCTGGCGCTCGGGGCCGAGAAGCCGGAGCCGGGCGTCATGGAGCGTCCGCCGCGGTCGCGCCGGGAGCGGCTCATCAACCGCCCCCTTCTGCTGCGGGCGCTGCTTTGGCTGGGTTCCCTTCAGGCGCTGTTCTGCCTGGTCGGCTTCTTCATCCTCTACGCGAGCTACGGCTACAGTGATTTCCTGCACCTCCCCCGCCCGGACCTGCTCCCCTACCGTGAACGGCTGCTCTCCGGGCCCGGGGAGGTCTACGTTATGGCGACCACTATCTTCCTGGTCGGCGTGGTCTGCGCACAGGTGGGTAACGCCTATGCCTGCCGCACCGAACGAACCTCGGTCTTTTCCATCGGTCTTTTCAGCAACAGGCTCCTGCTCGGGGGGATCGGTTTCGAGTTGGCACTTTGCGCCTTGATCGTCTACCTGCCGCCGCTAAGGCATGCTTTTGAACTGGGGCCGCTGCCGCCCCGGCTCTGGCTGGTGCCCCTTTGCTACCCGGTGCTGCTCCTCTGCCTTGAGGAACTGCGCAAGTGGTGGCTGAGGAGCAGGGAGGCGCGGCGCTTACCTGGAGGTACCACATGA
- a CDS encoding potassium channel family protein, which produces MKVIVIGCGRLGAALAGELSGRGIEVAVVDRDAAAFERLSPSFTGKRVTGMGFDREVLVQAGIESADAVAVLTPSDEVNAVSARAARLLFKVPRVVARLYDPGRVEGYRRLGIPTISHVTWGVGRIVELLCYSQVEQVQSLGGGEVELVQVELPPLLAGRSVQELSLVGEIMVVAVTRQGRTHIPTSGTLFQLGDHVHLALLTSSSDRLKQLLGLA; this is translated from the coding sequence ATGAAAGTGATCGTGATCGGCTGCGGCAGGCTGGGCGCCGCGCTGGCCGGGGAGTTGTCCGGGCGCGGCATCGAGGTGGCGGTGGTGGACCGCGACGCGGCGGCCTTCGAGCGTCTCTCCCCTTCCTTCACCGGCAAGCGGGTAACCGGGATGGGGTTCGACCGGGAGGTGCTGGTGCAGGCCGGCATCGAGAGTGCCGACGCGGTGGCCGTGCTCACCCCCAGCGACGAGGTGAACGCGGTGAGCGCGCGGGCGGCGCGCCTCCTCTTCAAGGTCCCCCGGGTGGTGGCGCGCCTCTACGACCCCGGCCGGGTCGAGGGGTACCGGCGCCTGGGGATCCCCACCATCTCGCATGTGACCTGGGGCGTGGGGCGCATTGTCGAGCTCTTGTGCTACTCGCAGGTGGAACAGGTTCAGAGCCTGGGGGGAGGCGAGGTGGAGCTGGTGCAGGTTGAGCTGCCGCCGCTGCTGGCTGGCCGCAGCGTCCAGGAGTTGAGTCTGGTCGGGGAGATCATGGTGGTCGCGGTCACCAGGCAGGGGAGGACCCATATCCCGACCTCGGGGACGCTGTTCCAGCTTGGGGACCACGTGCACCTGGCCCTGCTCACTTCTTCTTCGGACCGGTTGAAGCAGCTGCTGGGCTTGGCATAA